From the genome of Euwallacea similis isolate ESF13 chromosome 24, ESF131.1, whole genome shotgun sequence, one region includes:
- the LOC136416702 gene encoding retinol dehydrogenase 12-like: MFTLFIAILGVAIIIKIIEILTALPPYDGYECLVGKVAIVTGGSRGIGLEVSKYLASRGCKVIIGCRTNGEEIISEIVHLTHNTNVSVKNVDFKSFTSVRKFAEEIHKTETKIDILINNAGVGMELEISEDGLDSVVQVNALSPFLLTHLLIDLLKKSEDPRIVFTTSVAAFYNNLTVESLESTNDVNTFYFHHLRHYGNTKLALIIVSNILSEKLKKHGIKSNAAHPGLANSSIFQCLNYKHDLTVFDRCSKCFIQFCVFYARKIRATAEPTFRLAISDKYKDTTGQFIWGFGMSTIYPCPSLLKNTVMCNQIWEKMESLVQLRPEEKL, translated from the exons atgtttacattatttattgctaTTCTAGGGGTGGcaattatcataaaaattatagaaattctAACGGCCTTACCACCTTATGATGGTTATGAGTGTTTAGTGGGAAAAGTTGCAATTGTAACCGGAGGTTCTAGAG GAATTGGGTTGGAAGTGTCAAAGTATTTAGCATCTAGAGGCTGCAAAGTTATTATTGGTTGTCGAACTAATGGAGAAGAAATCATATCCGAGATAGTGCACTTGACTCATAATACGAATGTCAGTGTAAAAAACGTGGACTTTAAATCTTTTACATCTGTAAGAAAATTTGCCGAAGAAATCCATAAAACCGAAACCAAAATTGATATACTAATTAACAATGCTGGAGTGGGAATGGAACTTGAAATATCAGAAGATGGGCTGGACAGTGTAGTACAAGTGAATGCACTTTCCCCATTTTTACTTACTCACTTACTAAtag ACTTGTTGAAAAAGTCCGAAGATCCTCGCATTGTTTTTACAACATCCGTTGCAGCATTTTACAACAATTTAACGGTGGAATCTTTAGAGAGTACTAACGATGTAAATACCTTTTATTTCCATCACCTTCGTCATTATGGAAACACCAAGCTGGCTTTGATTATTGTGTCCAACATATTGTCggagaaactaaaaaaacatgGAATTAAGTCAAATGCTGCGCACCCTGGTTTGGCAAACTCTAGTATATTTCAATGTCTTAACTATAAACATGACCTCACAGTCTTTGACAGATGTAGCAAATGTTTTATACAGTTTTGTGTTTTCTATGCTCGG aaaatacgTGCCACTGCTGAACCGACATTCAGGCTTGCTATTTCAGATAAATATAAAGACACAACAGGGCAATTTATTTGGGGCTTTGGAATGTCAACAATCTACCCATGTCCgtcattgttaaaaaatacagtaaTGTGCAATCAGATCTGGGAAAAAATGGAATCGCTAGTTCAATTAAGACcggaagaaaaattataa